The Cyanobacteriota bacterium nucleotide sequence TGGGTGGTGTTGCTATCGACAAAACTGGCAGTCCATTTCCTGATGAAACCAAAGCAAAGCTCAAAGAAGTTGACGCTGTATTAATGGCTGCAATTGGTGGACCTCAGTATGACAACTTACCGCGCGATAAGAGACCTGAGACTGGCTTACTTGCTTTGCGTAAAGAATTGCAAACCTTTGCTAATATTAGACCAGCCAAGGTCTTTGATTCGTTGGCTCATTTATCTAGCCTCAAAACTGAGATTGTTAGAGGAACTGACTTAGTTGTTGTTCGTGAACTTACTGGTGGTATTTATTTCGGGCAACCTAGTTCTAATGATGGTAATCGCGCTCTTAACACGATGGTTTACGAAAAGTCAGAAGTTACTAGAATCGCTCACGTGGCTTTCTGTCTGGCTCGCAAGCGTAGCAAAAGACTTTGTTCTGTCGATAAGTCAAACGTGCTCAACGTCTCGCAACTTTGGCGAGATGCCGTGATTGAAGTATCTAAGGATTACCCTGATGTTGAGCTTAGTCATATGTATGTTGACAACGCCGCGATGCAATTAATTAAAGATCCTAAGCAATTTGATGTAATTGTTACTGGTAATTTATTTGGAGATATTCTTTCTGATGAGTCAGCTATGTTGACGGGAA carries:
- the leuB gene encoding 3-isopropylmalate dehydrogenase, with the protein product GGVAIDKTGSPFPDETKAKLKEVDAVLMAAIGGPQYDNLPRDKRPETGLLALRKELQTFANIRPAKVFDSLAHLSSLKTEIVRGTDLVVVRELTGGIYFGQPSSNDGNRALNTMVYEKSEVTRIAHVAFCLARKRSKRLCSVDKSNVLNVSQLWRDAVIEVSKDYPDVELSHMYVDNAAMQLIKDPKQFDVIVTGNLFGDILSDESAMLTGSIGLLPSAATGDGTLPGLYEPVHGSAPDIAGKGLANPIAMVLSAAMMLRLSFEMSKEAEIIETAVEAVLARGILTADLGGSAKTKDVSEALVAEVKLALANA